One genomic window of Bacillus mycoides includes the following:
- a CDS encoding ABC transporter ATP-binding protein: protein MSEPLLEVKNLKTYFPIKGGVFSRTIGHVKAVDGVSFTIDKGEVFGLVGESGSGKTTIGKTILRLVQKTEGEVKFKGQDIHALSKEELRKHRPNMQLVFQDPFSSLNPRMRIGEALGEPMLAHGLATKENVREKVIEVLELCGLAPYHIDRYPHEFSGGQRQRIVIARAMVLDPEFIVADEPVAALDVSIQAQIINLFSELQEKKGLSYLFISHDLSVVEHLCTKIGIMYLGTIVETAPRDELFANPLHPYTKALLSAVPIPDPTVKRERIILEGDIPSPANPPSGCRFHTRCPFATDVCKTNVPEFRNVGEDHFVACHHV, encoded by the coding sequence ATGAGTGAACCATTATTAGAAGTGAAGAACTTAAAAACGTATTTTCCGATTAAGGGCGGCGTATTTAGTAGAACGATTGGACATGTGAAAGCGGTAGATGGGGTAAGCTTTACAATTGATAAAGGAGAAGTGTTTGGCCTTGTAGGAGAGTCTGGAAGTGGGAAAACAACGATAGGGAAAACAATTCTCCGTCTCGTTCAAAAAACAGAAGGTGAAGTGAAGTTTAAAGGTCAAGACATTCATGCTTTGTCAAAAGAGGAGCTGAGAAAGCATCGTCCTAATATGCAGCTCGTCTTTCAAGATCCATTTAGCTCATTAAATCCAAGAATGAGAATTGGAGAAGCGCTTGGTGAGCCAATGTTGGCTCACGGACTAGCGACGAAAGAAAATGTCCGTGAAAAGGTGATAGAAGTATTGGAGTTATGTGGTTTAGCGCCGTATCATATTGACCGGTACCCTCATGAGTTTTCCGGTGGGCAACGTCAGCGTATCGTTATTGCAAGGGCAATGGTATTAGATCCAGAATTTATTGTGGCTGATGAGCCTGTTGCGGCATTAGATGTATCTATTCAAGCGCAAATCATTAATTTGTTTAGTGAATTACAGGAGAAAAAGGGATTGTCCTATTTATTCATTTCACATGATTTAAGTGTTGTGGAGCACTTATGTACGAAAATTGGAATTATGTATTTAGGAACTATTGTGGAAACAGCACCACGTGATGAGTTATTTGCGAATCCACTTCATCCATATACAAAAGCATTATTATCAGCAGTACCAATACCTGATCCAACGGTTAAGCGAGAACGGATTATTCTAGAAGGGGATATTCCAAGTCCGGCAAATCCGCCGTCAGGTTGCCGTTTTCATACACGCTGCCCCTTTGCTACAGATGTTTGTAAAACGAATGTACCAGAATTCCGTAATGTGGGCGAAGATCATTTTGTTGCTTGTCACCATGTGTAA
- a CDS encoding ABC transporter ATP-binding protein — protein sequence MSKAVVELKDLQTHFQTEEGTVKAVNHVSFAVREGETVCVVGESGCGKSVTALSIMGLIAESGSVVGGDILYEGKSLLDMKEKELRNLRGNDIAMIFQEPMTSLNPVFTVGEQIVETLREHELLSKNEAYKKAIELIRKVGIARADEIVHSYPHELSGGMLQRIMIAVALSCNPKLLIADEPTTALDVTIQAQILDLLRQVKEEFKTSILLITHDLGVVAEMADYVVVMYGGKVIEEAPVLEIFQNPKHPYTQGLLKSKPVMGKRTDKLYSIPGQVPNLVGLDEFCYFSGRCEHCMEICKNEAPNLNVHDDNHKVACWLYEECAGR from the coding sequence ATGAGTAAAGCGGTAGTTGAGCTGAAAGATTTACAAACACATTTTCAGACAGAAGAAGGAACAGTAAAGGCTGTTAATCATGTTAGTTTTGCAGTTCGAGAAGGTGAAACAGTTTGTGTTGTAGGTGAATCAGGCTGTGGAAAGAGTGTAACGGCGCTATCTATTATGGGGCTTATTGCTGAATCAGGCAGTGTAGTAGGTGGAGATATTTTATATGAAGGAAAAAGCCTTTTAGATATGAAAGAGAAAGAGCTTCGTAATTTACGAGGCAATGACATTGCGATGATTTTCCAAGAACCGATGACATCGCTAAATCCTGTCTTCACTGTAGGAGAGCAAATTGTTGAGACGCTAAGAGAACACGAACTACTTAGTAAAAATGAAGCATATAAGAAGGCAATTGAATTAATTCGTAAAGTTGGTATTGCTCGTGCTGATGAAATTGTCCATTCTTATCCGCACGAACTAAGCGGTGGCATGTTACAACGTATTATGATTGCTGTTGCACTTAGCTGTAATCCAAAGTTATTAATTGCTGATGAACCGACAACGGCCCTTGATGTTACGATTCAAGCTCAAATATTAGACTTACTAAGACAAGTAAAAGAGGAATTTAAAACATCCATTTTATTAATTACACATGATCTAGGTGTTGTAGCGGAAATGGCCGATTACGTTGTCGTTATGTATGGCGGAAAAGTTATTGAAGAGGCACCGGTACTAGAGATATTTCAAAATCCGAAACATCCATATACGCAAGGGTTGCTAAAATCAAAACCAGTAATGGGGAAACGAACAGATAAACTTTATTCTATCCCAGGGCAAGTTCCAAATTTAGTTGGCTTAGATGAGTTTTGCTACTTTAGTGGCCGCTGTGAACATTGCATGGAAATATGCAAAAATGAAGCGCCAAATCTTAATGTGCATGACGATAATCATAAAGTAGCTTGTTGGTTATATGAGGAGTGTGCTGGGCGATGA
- a CDS encoding DUF3948 family protein produces MNNEQVLNITKGDFLGSASGAVVLTALIVFLSSVLV; encoded by the coding sequence ATGAACAACGAGCAAGTATTAAACATAACAAAAGGCGACTTCTTAGGATCAGCAAGTGGAGCAGTAGTATTAACAGCATTAATCGTATTTCTATCAAGCGTATTAGTATAA
- a CDS encoding Cof-type HAD-IIB family hydrolase — MKLIALDMDGTLLSSNLEISKENLQAIQTAKEAGHIVMICSGRAKEDALKLLEEYKLSLPVGASNGAIVYVDGKVINSRCLQNDKVYKLAKLLESEGFPYKLYTNKGVYSPYTWQGQVMQAFEENKHTLDVTLEELERITEKQKKSNLITDFQKIEDVVNNPELEISKFFILTFNAAHRSQLLQTLQEDTDISVTASAPTNVEIMDKHGHKGNGLQEMAAYFNIPIEDTVAIGDNFNDVPMLQVAGLSVAMGNAEEDVKKLCDVVTLTNNENGVAHAIEQFVLKQTSSSK, encoded by the coding sequence TTGAAATTAATCGCACTAGATATGGATGGTACACTACTATCATCTAATCTTGAAATCTCCAAAGAGAACTTACAAGCTATCCAAACCGCAAAAGAAGCTGGTCATATTGTAATGATTTGTTCTGGCCGCGCGAAAGAGGATGCTTTGAAATTATTGGAAGAATATAAACTATCTCTTCCAGTTGGAGCAAGCAATGGGGCAATTGTTTATGTGGACGGAAAAGTAATTAACTCGCGTTGTTTACAAAATGATAAAGTATACAAGCTTGCAAAATTACTAGAATCTGAAGGTTTTCCATATAAGTTGTACACAAATAAAGGGGTTTATTCTCCTTATACATGGCAAGGCCAAGTCATGCAGGCATTCGAAGAAAATAAACATACACTAGATGTTACACTTGAGGAACTTGAAAGAATTACAGAAAAACAAAAGAAATCTAACTTAATTACTGATTTCCAAAAAATAGAGGATGTCGTAAATAATCCAGAATTAGAAATATCTAAATTCTTCATTTTAACATTTAATGCCGCTCATCGTTCACAGCTATTACAAACTTTACAAGAAGATACGGACATTTCAGTTACGGCATCAGCTCCTACTAATGTAGAAATTATGGATAAGCATGGTCATAAAGGGAACGGCCTACAAGAAATGGCAGCTTATTTCAATATACCAATTGAAGATACTGTTGCAATCGGTGACAACTTTAATGATGTGCCAATGCTACAAGTAGCCGGCTTATCAGTTGCAATGGGAAATGCTGAAGAAGACGTAAAAAAATTATGTGACGTTGTTACATTAACAAATAATGAAAACGGTGTTGCTCATGCAATTGAGCAATTTGTATTGAAACAAACTTCATCTAGTAAATAA
- the opp4C gene encoding oligopeptide ABC transporter permease, whose product METVTAITEKKAKKKRRNESSPWRQAFKRIKKNKMALIGFYALVFMFLFCFIGPFFSPYASGKIQVTLINKPPSFSHWLGTDQLGRDILTRLMQAGRISLTIGLASMVLSVILGALLGAIAGFYRGIVDNIIMRLADILMSMPGLPLLIIMGAILSEWKVPSDYRLYVIMIILSLVGWPGLARLVRGQILSLREQSFMQAADVLGINDYRKIVYHLIPNVLPILIVVSTLGVAGSILGESALSYLGLGVVPPTPSWGNMISAANSLIDFQKRPWLWIPPGFAIFITVVSINLLGDALRDALDPKMRR is encoded by the coding sequence ATGGAAACTGTTACAGCAATTACAGAGAAAAAGGCAAAGAAGAAAAGACGGAATGAATCATCGCCGTGGAGGCAAGCTTTTAAAAGGATAAAGAAAAATAAAATGGCACTTATAGGGTTTTATGCATTAGTTTTTATGTTTTTATTTTGTTTTATCGGTCCATTTTTTTCGCCGTATGCATCAGGGAAAATACAAGTTACGCTAATTAATAAACCACCTAGTTTTTCTCATTGGCTCGGTACAGATCAATTAGGAAGAGATATTTTAACGAGACTTATGCAAGCGGGACGTATTTCATTAACAATTGGCTTAGCTTCAATGGTCTTATCGGTTATACTTGGAGCTTTATTAGGAGCTATTGCAGGTTTTTACCGTGGTATCGTCGACAATATTATAATGCGTCTTGCTGATATTTTAATGTCGATGCCAGGATTACCGTTACTTATTATAATGGGAGCTATTTTGTCAGAATGGAAAGTACCATCTGATTATCGTCTTTATGTCATTATGATTATTTTAAGTTTAGTAGGTTGGCCAGGACTTGCACGCCTCGTACGAGGTCAAATTTTATCGTTACGAGAACAATCGTTTATGCAAGCTGCTGATGTGCTCGGGATAAACGATTACCGGAAAATTGTATATCACTTAATCCCGAATGTTTTGCCGATATTAATTGTTGTATCAACATTAGGTGTTGCGGGTTCTATTTTAGGAGAGTCTGCACTAAGCTATCTAGGCCTTGGTGTCGTTCCACCTACACCATCGTGGGGAAATATGATTAGTGCAGCTAACTCATTAATTGACTTCCAAAAGCGTCCGTGGTTATGGATCCCGCCCGGTTTTGCAATTTTTATAACAGTTGTATCAATTAACTTACTTGGTGATGCACTTCGTGATGCGTTAGATCCAAAGATGAGACGGTAG
- a CDS encoding DUF3948 family protein, whose amino-acid sequence MNNEQVLNVTKGDFLGSASGAVVLTALIVFLSSVLV is encoded by the coding sequence ATGAACAACGAGCAAGTATTAAACGTAACAAAAGGTGACTTCTTAGGATCAGCAAGCGGAGCGGTAGTATTAACAGCATTAATCGTATTTCTTTCAAGCGTATTAGTATAG
- a CDS encoding ABC transporter permease, producing MKTYIVRRLLQMIPTLFGTSIIIFFLFALLPGDYIDSNPKITPERAAELRELYGLNKPIVERYFHWLGNALQGDFGFSLQYQEPVTSLLNKFIWNSFSVAFIALFFIWLIALIIGVFSATKQHSLFDKLVTIGVFAAMSFPSFFIGLFLIKVFAVDFKLLPIGGMIDVGSNSTGLAYVIEVAKHMVLPVFILTLLGVGSLTRYFRTSMLEVVRQDYIRTARAKGLKEKTVIYKHALKNAILPAITLLAFELPGLFSGAIIIEQIFNWPGIGNIQLEALNFRDYTVLMAFTMFLSVLTIVSNFLADIVYAVVDPRIRLK from the coding sequence GTGAAAACATATATTGTTCGTAGGTTGTTGCAAATGATTCCTACACTGTTTGGTACATCAATTATTATCTTTTTCCTGTTTGCGCTTCTTCCAGGGGATTATATTGATTCGAATCCAAAGATTACACCAGAAAGAGCAGCTGAACTTAGGGAATTGTATGGGTTGAACAAGCCGATTGTTGAGCGTTATTTTCATTGGTTAGGTAATGCATTGCAAGGGGATTTTGGCTTCTCGCTTCAATATCAAGAACCTGTAACATCACTATTAAATAAATTTATTTGGAATTCTTTTAGTGTAGCATTTATTGCGTTGTTCTTTATTTGGCTAATTGCACTTATTATCGGTGTATTTTCGGCGACGAAGCAACATTCTTTATTCGATAAACTTGTAACAATTGGTGTCTTTGCAGCAATGTCATTCCCTTCATTCTTTATCGGTTTGTTTTTAATTAAAGTGTTTGCGGTTGACTTTAAGCTGTTACCGATAGGCGGAATGATTGATGTCGGGAGTAATTCGACTGGATTAGCTTACGTAATAGAAGTTGCAAAGCATATGGTTTTACCGGTGTTTATTTTAACCCTTCTTGGAGTAGGTTCATTAACTCGTTATTTTAGAACGAGTATGTTAGAGGTTGTGAGACAAGATTACATACGAACAGCACGAGCAAAAGGTTTAAAGGAGAAGACCGTTATTTATAAGCATGCATTAAAAAATGCAATTTTGCCGGCGATTACTTTATTAGCCTTTGAATTACCAGGCTTATTTTCAGGGGCAATTATTATTGAACAAATTTTTAACTGGCCAGGTATCGGTAATATTCAATTAGAAGCACTTAATTTCCGTGATTATACAGTATTGATGGCATTTACAATGTTCCTTTCAGTTTTAACAATCGTTTCAAATTTTTTAGCAGACATTGTATATGCAGTTGTTGATCCACGTATTCGGTTGAAGTAA
- a CDS encoding DUF3948 family protein, producing MKIMNNEQVLNVTKGDFLGSASGAVVLTALIVFLSSVLV from the coding sequence ATGAAAATTATGAACAACGAGCAAGTATTAAACGTAACAAAAGGCGACTTCTTAGGATCAGCAAGCGGAGCGGTAGTATTAACAGCATTAATCGTATTTCTTTCAAGCGTATTAGTATAA
- a CDS encoding DUF3948 family protein translates to MNKEQVLQVTKMDILVSAGGAAVLTAFIIFLTNVLV, encoded by the coding sequence ATGAACAAGGAACAAGTATTACAAGTAACAAAAATGGATATTTTAGTATCAGCAGGTGGAGCAGCTGTATTGACAGCGTTTATTATATTCCTTACAAATGTATTAGTATGA
- the hppD gene encoding 4-hydroxyphenylpyruvate dioxygenase: MKQKSMDTLAAQMEDFFPVRDVDHIEFYVGNAKQSSYYLARAFGFKIVAYSGLETGNREKVSYVLVQKNMRFVVSGALSSDGRIAEFVKTHGDGVKDVALLVDDVDKAYSEAVKRGAVAIAPPEELTDEEGTLKKAVIGTYGDTIHTLVERKNYKGTFMPGFQKVEFNIPFEESGLIAVDHVVGNVEKMEEWVSYYENVMGFKQMIHFDDDDISTEYSALMSKVMTNGSRIKFPINEPADGKRKSQIQEYLEFYNGAGVQHLALLTSDIVKTIEVLRANGVEFLDTPDTYYDELTARVGKIDEEIDKLKELKILVDRDEEGYLLQIFTKPIVDRPTLFIEIIQRKGSRGFGEGNFKALFESIEREQERRGNL, translated from the coding sequence ATGAAACAAAAATCTATGGATACGCTAGCTGCACAAATGGAGGATTTTTTCCCGGTACGTGATGTAGATCATATAGAATTTTACGTAGGAAATGCAAAGCAATCAAGTTATTATCTTGCGAGAGCATTTGGATTCAAAATTGTAGCTTATTCTGGATTAGAAACAGGAAACCGTGAAAAGGTATCTTATGTTCTTGTGCAAAAGAATATGCGTTTTGTTGTGTCTGGAGCTTTAAGTAGCGATGGCCGTATTGCAGAGTTTGTAAAGACTCATGGTGATGGAGTGAAAGATGTGGCTTTACTTGTTGATGACGTTGATAAAGCTTACTCTGAAGCGGTGAAGCGTGGCGCTGTTGCGATTGCTCCTCCTGAAGAGTTAACAGATGAGGAAGGTACCTTGAAGAAAGCGGTTATTGGTACGTATGGTGATACAATTCATACGCTTGTAGAGCGTAAAAATTATAAAGGAACATTCATGCCAGGATTTCAAAAGGTAGAGTTCAATATTCCATTTGAAGAATCCGGTTTAATTGCTGTAGACCATGTTGTTGGTAACGTTGAGAAGATGGAAGAATGGGTTAGTTATTATGAGAACGTCATGGGATTTAAACAAATGATTCACTTTGATGATGACGATATTAGCACAGAGTATTCGGCATTAATGTCAAAAGTTATGACGAATGGAAGCCGTATTAAGTTTCCAATTAATGAACCAGCAGACGGAAAAAGAAAGTCACAAATTCAAGAATATCTAGAGTTCTATAACGGAGCGGGTGTACAGCATCTCGCTTTATTAACAAGTGACATTGTAAAAACAATTGAAGTGCTTCGTGCGAATGGTGTTGAGTTTTTAGATACGCCAGATACGTATTACGATGAGTTAACTGCACGAGTGGGGAAAATTGATGAAGAAATTGATAAATTAAAAGAATTGAAGATTTTAGTAGACCGTGACGAAGAAGGGTATTTATTACAAATCTTTACGAAACCAATTGTAGATCGTCCAACTCTATTTATTGAAATCATCCAACGTAAAGGTTCCCGTGGATTTGGCGAAGGGAACTTTAAAGCGTTATTCGAATCAATTGAAAGAGAACAAGAGCGTCGCGGAAATTTATAA
- a CDS encoding DUF3948 family protein, whose amino-acid sequence MNDMNNEQVLNVTKGDFLGSASGAVVLTALIVFLSSVLV is encoded by the coding sequence ATGAATGATATGAACAACGAGCAAGTATTAAACGTAACAAAAGGTGACTTCTTAGGATCAGCAAGCGGAGCAGTAGTATTAACAGCATTAATCGTATTTCTTTCAAGCGTATTAGTATAA
- a CDS encoding ABC transporter substrate-binding protein, translated as MRKALKGLLATFLSTSVLLAGCAKEEKSTNEAVKMPKVKDEFIKASDKAKSPAKAKERKDTFVVGMPSPGGIFLPHFMENGWDGNITQAIFAPLVGLDKEGKPIPILAKRWDISEDQLTYMFHLNDDVKFSDGSPLTADDVAFTLTLLHDPTYSGATDISQTAIKGGQAYKEEKATSIEGIQVIDPKTITITTEKVNAQTLSLIGGEVISKAYYGKEYKQGNLEYLKELYGKPMGAGAYKLDKYIPGQEVRFVANENYFEGKSKIEYFIYKITKGDTNLQQFQAGEVDYDGFTTNAETIEQLKDLGFANINVYTGSSYGYIKMNYKKPYFKDKRVRQAFIYGLERQKVIDTYFQGYASLVNVPITPVSWAYTEEGINKYEYNLEKAKKLLDEAGWKAGSDGIREKDGQKLKVSYFASSASKINDVMIPVMKEDYKKIGVDFNPEYMDFNTMISKVIKGDYDLAMVSTPMIDDPSGTIEEFVSTSKRNYDGYHNPKVDELAKQALETLDIEKRKEIYKKLYQELSEDPPVIFLNNSKVVSAHNARIQGLQEDNYNGILLSLPKLNIAQ; from the coding sequence GCGAGTGACAAAGCAAAAAGTCCAGCAAAGGCAAAAGAAAGAAAAGATACCTTTGTAGTGGGAATGCCGAGCCCTGGCGGGATATTCCTTCCGCATTTTATGGAAAATGGGTGGGATGGTAATATAACACAAGCTATCTTTGCTCCTCTCGTTGGATTGGATAAGGAGGGGAAACCAATCCCAATTCTAGCGAAGAGGTGGGATATTTCGGAGGATCAGCTTACATATATGTTTCATTTGAACGATGATGTAAAGTTTAGTGATGGTTCACCGTTAACAGCGGATGATGTAGCATTTACATTAACGTTACTGCATGATCCAACTTATAGTGGTGCAACGGACATAAGTCAAACAGCAATAAAGGGGGGACAAGCATATAAAGAAGAAAAGGCTACATCTATTGAGGGGATTCAAGTCATCGATCCGAAAACAATTACGATTACAACTGAAAAGGTAAATGCCCAAACATTATCGTTAATTGGTGGAGAAGTTATATCAAAAGCTTATTACGGTAAAGAATATAAGCAAGGAAATTTAGAGTATTTAAAAGAGTTATACGGAAAACCGATGGGAGCAGGAGCTTATAAACTAGATAAATATATTCCAGGTCAAGAAGTTCGTTTTGTAGCAAATGAAAATTATTTTGAAGGTAAATCGAAGATTGAGTACTTTATTTATAAAATTACAAAAGGTGATACGAATTTGCAACAATTTCAAGCGGGAGAAGTAGATTATGATGGCTTCACGACAAATGCGGAAACGATTGAGCAATTAAAAGATCTAGGTTTCGCTAATATTAATGTGTATACAGGAAGTTCTTACGGCTATATTAAAATGAATTATAAGAAGCCCTACTTTAAAGATAAACGTGTACGCCAAGCGTTTATTTACGGATTAGAGCGCCAAAAAGTAATTGATACGTATTTCCAAGGTTATGCTTCACTTGTTAATGTACCAATTACACCAGTTTCGTGGGCGTATACAGAAGAAGGAATCAATAAATACGAATATAATTTAGAAAAAGCGAAGAAATTGCTCGATGAAGCTGGCTGGAAAGCTGGTTCAGATGGAATTCGTGAAAAAGATGGCCAAAAATTGAAGGTAAGTTATTTTGCCTCTTCTGCAAGTAAAATCAATGATGTGATGATTCCCGTTATGAAAGAGGATTATAAAAAAATTGGGGTAGATTTCAACCCTGAATACATGGACTTTAATACGATGATTTCCAAGGTAATTAAAGGAGATTATGATTTAGCAATGGTCTCCACACCGATGATTGATGATCCGAGCGGAACAATTGAGGAGTTTGTTTCGACAAGTAAGCGTAATTATGATGGATATCATAATCCGAAAGTAGATGAATTAGCTAAGCAGGCATTAGAAACATTGGATATTGAAAAACGAAAAGAAATCTATAAAAAACTATATCAAGAGTTAAGTGAGGATCCACCTGTTATTTTCTTAAACAATAGTAAAGTCGTTTCTGCTCACAACGCACGAATTCAAGGATTACAAGAAGATAACTATAATGGTATATTGTTAAGTTTACCTAAATTGAATATTGCTCAATAA
- a CDS encoding ABC transporter substrate-binding protein, with translation MKKKTKKWAGLFSVLLSSSFVLSACGGQEDTASTEPVKQQDLKNIKVEKIAATDKTKVPDKAKNRKDTLVVGISKPGGVFLPYFQQNGWDGNVTSVIFASLVSTDKQGKPTPELAEKWDISSDQLTYTFHLRKDLKFSDGSPLTADDVAFTLTLLHDKAYEGDKDISQYAVKGGKEYKEGKANSIEGIQVVDPQTIKITTEKVNSQALTALGGEVLSKAYYGKDYKQNASLDYLKALYEKPIAAGPYKFEKYIPGQEVRFVANENYYAGKPKIPNFIYKITSGDTKLQLFQTGEVDYTGLGTGDEVLEQAKTLEFANIQIETAASFSYIYMNNNKPYLKDKKVRQALIYGLDRKKYVDTALKGYGTVANVPIHPTSWAYTEEGVNKYEYDKEKAKKLLDEAGWKVGSDGIREKDGQKLKLSYFGPSSAKDSDLLIPIAKENYKEIGVEFNPEFMDFNTMLSKVNKGDYDLASVSTPITSDPSETAGEYLSGVNEKSLGYKNAKVDELIKKGIETVDIEKRKPIYKELYKELSDDPPVILLNYRRTITGYNGNLKGIDPEKYNSISANLPVLSLEK, from the coding sequence ATGAAGAAAAAGACAAAAAAATGGGCTGGTTTATTTTCAGTATTACTGAGTAGTTCGTTTGTGTTATCTGCTTGCGGGGGACAGGAGGATACGGCTTCTACAGAACCAGTTAAACAGCAAGATTTAAAAAATATAAAAGTTGAAAAGATTGCTGCGACAGATAAGACGAAAGTACCAGATAAAGCGAAGAATAGAAAAGATACGTTAGTAGTTGGTATTAGTAAACCAGGCGGCGTATTTTTACCATATTTCCAACAAAATGGTTGGGATGGAAACGTCACTTCAGTTATTTTTGCATCTCTTGTATCTACAGATAAACAAGGAAAGCCAACTCCAGAATTAGCTGAGAAGTGGGATATTTCCTCTGATCAGTTAACATATACATTCCATTTACGTAAAGATTTGAAATTTAGCGATGGTTCACCATTAACAGCAGATGATGTAGCGTTCACATTGACGCTTTTACATGATAAGGCATATGAAGGTGACAAAGACATTTCTCAATATGCTGTTAAAGGCGGTAAAGAATATAAAGAAGGAAAAGCAAATTCTATTGAAGGAATTCAAGTTGTTGATCCACAGACAATTAAAATTACAACTGAAAAAGTTAATTCACAGGCACTAACAGCTTTAGGTGGAGAGGTGTTATCAAAAGCTTATTATGGAAAAGATTATAAACAAAATGCAAGTTTAGATTACTTAAAAGCGTTATATGAAAAACCGATAGCTGCGGGTCCATATAAATTTGAAAAGTATATCCCAGGGCAAGAAGTTCGATTTGTAGCAAATGAAAATTATTATGCGGGTAAACCAAAAATTCCAAACTTCATTTATAAAATTACTTCTGGTGATACGAAGCTTCAATTATTCCAAACAGGTGAGGTTGACTACACTGGCCTAGGTACTGGTGACGAAGTTCTTGAACAGGCTAAGACTTTAGAATTTGCAAATATCCAAATCGAAACAGCAGCATCATTTAGTTATATTTATATGAATAATAATAAGCCGTACTTAAAGGATAAAAAGGTTCGTCAAGCACTTATTTACGGATTAGATCGTAAAAAATATGTTGATACAGCATTGAAAGGATACGGTACGGTAGCTAATGTACCAATTCATCCAACCTCTTGGGCTTATACGGAAGAAGGAGTTAATAAATATGAATACGACAAAGAAAAAGCGAAAAAATTATTAGATGAAGCTGGATGGAAAGTTGGTTCGGATGGAATTCGTGAAAAAGATGGTCAAAAATTAAAGCTTTCTTATTTCGGCCCAAGTTCGGCTAAAGATAGTGATTTATTAATTCCAATTGCAAAAGAGAATTATAAAGAAATAGGTGTAGAATTTAACCCTGAATTTATGGACTTTAATACTATGCTTTCGAAGGTAAATAAAGGTGACTATGATTTAGCTTCTGTTTCGACACCGATTACAAGTGATCCGAGTGAAACAGCTGGTGAATATTTGTCTGGTGTCAATGAGAAGAGCCTTGGTTATAAAAATGCGAAAGTAGATGAGTTAATTAAAAAGGGTATTGAGACAGTTGATATTGAAAAACGTAAACCTATTTATAAAGAATTATATAAAGAGTTAAGTGATGACCCACCCGTAATTCTATTAAACTACCGTAGAACAATTACAGGGTACAACGGGAATTTAAAAGGCATTGACCCTGAAAAATACAACAGTATTAGCGCAAACTTACCAGTATTATCACTTGAAAAATAA